From Candidatus Obscuribacterales bacterium, a single genomic window includes:
- a CDS encoding GntR family transcriptional regulator, with the protein MAEWGSKILLDQDSMTKPAPASSPRPLHLTISEKLLAEIDDGTYLPGEQLPSEYQLMLRFEVSRITIRRAIANLASQGLVEAQRGRGV; encoded by the coding sequence GTGGCAGAATGGGGAAGCAAAATCCTGCTTGATCAAGACTCCATGACCAAACCAGCCCCAGCATCATCACCCCGACCGTTACATCTAACGATTTCTGAGAAACTGCTGGCAGAAATAGACGATGGTACCTATTTACCGGGAGAACAACTGCCCAGTGAATATCAACTGATGCTGCGCTTTGAGGTGAGCCGGATTACCATTCGACGGGCGATCGCTAACTTAGCTAGTCAAGGACTGGTAGAAGCCCAGCGCGGCCGTGGAGTT